A region of Nitrospira defluvii DNA encodes the following proteins:
- a CDS encoding sensor histidine kinase — MTQKTHDRNIRTLVVGLSSLLFVIDLFMPLGIAIGVLYAGVVLLAAASSNSRLPFFTAISSTPLIIAGAVLGPQDHDIPLRVGVSNRIFSLVILWIAAILLWQRQQAVAELRRAKDELEARVDARTKELADVNQTLLQEISGHVETEGFLRTSEQALATSRQELRDLTARLLTVQEEERRRISRDLHDDINQRLAMLVVQAESLEASLPPSAGACSKELRSIQDRLTELSDDVRHLAYQFHPSILDDLGLPVALQRLVDDCAARSTIEILLEVGTLPHTIPQTVSTCLYRIAQECLANVIKHAQASRATVTLASTAEALTLTVQDNGIGFDTQSVVDNPRGLGLVSMAERVRLVHGTVTIDSIPRKGTRLSIHVPHAEVSV; from the coding sequence ATGACGCAGAAGACTCACGATCGCAACATTCGGACGCTCGTCGTCGGCCTGAGCAGCCTGTTATTCGTCATCGATCTGTTCATGCCCCTTGGCATCGCCATCGGCGTGCTGTATGCGGGAGTCGTGCTGTTGGCTGCGGCCTCCTCGAATTCCCGACTACCCTTTTTCACCGCCATCTCTTCCACCCCCCTCATCATCGCAGGGGCGGTACTCGGTCCGCAGGACCACGACATTCCCCTTCGGGTCGGCGTGAGCAACCGGATCTTCAGTCTGGTCATACTCTGGATTGCCGCGATCCTGCTATGGCAGCGGCAACAGGCGGTCGCTGAATTGCGCCGGGCCAAGGACGAGTTGGAGGCGCGCGTCGACGCCCGCACAAAGGAGCTGGCCGACGTCAACCAGACCCTCTTGCAGGAAATTTCCGGGCATGTCGAAACGGAAGGCTTTCTCCGTACCAGCGAGCAGGCACTGGCGACCAGCCGACAGGAGCTCCGTGACCTGACCGCGCGGCTGCTGACGGTGCAGGAAGAAGAGCGCCGACGCATTTCCAGAGATCTCCACGACGACATCAATCAACGGCTCGCGATGCTGGTGGTCCAGGCCGAATCCCTGGAAGCCAGCCTTCCCCCCTCAGCCGGTGCCTGCAGCAAAGAGCTGCGCTCGATCCAGGACCGTTTGACGGAACTGTCCGATGACGTCCGCCACTTGGCCTATCAGTTTCACCCATCGATCCTGGACGATCTGGGGCTCCCCGTGGCCTTGCAACGCCTGGTTGATGATTGCGCCGCGCGCTCCACGATTGAGATTTTATTGGAAGTCGGCACCCTTCCCCACACAATTCCTCAAACCGTCTCCACATGCTTGTATCGCATCGCACAGGAATGCCTCGCCAATGTGATCAAGCATGCCCAGGCCTCACGAGCCACGGTGACCCTGGCCTCGACAGCGGAAGCTCTCACCCTGACCGTGCAGGATAACGGCATCGGGTTTGATACCCAGAGCGTGGTGGACAATCCACGCGGGCTCGGCCTGGTGAGCATGGCGGAGCGGGTACGCCTGGTTCACGGTACCGTGACCATCGATTCGATACCCAGGAAAGGCACGCGCCTGTCCATTCACGTTCCCCACGCGGAGGTTTCCGTATGA